Proteins from one Salvelinus sp. IW2-2015 linkage group LG9, ASM291031v2, whole genome shotgun sequence genomic window:
- the LOC111968727 gene encoding serine/threonine-protein kinase Nek9: MSLEDYERHYASLYSDSGSESVASGRSTSVYSGEEEKLHYIPIRILGRGAFGEATLYRRTEDNSLVVWKEVDLNCLSDKERKDVTNEISILSILQHNNIIAYFNHFMDKDTLLIELEYCNGGNLYDKINQQKGKLFTEEVVIWYLYQVASAVAHIHKAGILHRDIKTLNIFLTKTNLIKLGDYGLAKKLDSQFAMAETCVGTPYYMSPELCQGVKYNFKSDIWAMGCVIFEVLTLTRTFDATNALNLCVKIVQGNWTMEVNSDVYSSALIKLVYECLDQDPEKRPTAEEILDQPIISCRNQELEDRVALLNSAMKKPKLSTVTESPVAVVTTRSREVYFWGGGKFTPQKLDAFKGGSGAQHVCAGETHFAVVTVEKELYTWASVQGGAKMVGQLGHGDQASYRQPRKVERLQGKAIRQVACGADFTACVTDEDQMYMFGSDYYGCIGVENEQGMEVLEPVLLDFFEERPVRQVSCGDNHVVVLTHSGDIYSWGCGEHGRLGLDCEDDFNSPMQVEIPKGAIISSVSCGLDGTFFLTESGKVLACGNNDLNKLGLNLGVSGLKNLPGEAYQGIPYTTTLTLVKQLARYKIQVISAGKTHTAAIDERGRLMTFGCNKYGQLGVKDFKKHQGVQLLLGSFGGKVVSKVSCGDGFTIAATKDNQIFAWGNAGNGRLGMPADKGFGSEVCPALPRPIFGSLHHVPDLSCRGWHTILIMEKVLNSKTIRSNSSGLSIGCGLGQASTTTVDLESEPGSETGLREGGLGGTKEADTDERRIETSVMSLTNQTGDSSCPFWLRKELQDAEFIPMPEDFRGSMPGPVAPSFPESVTLPYEELQELKAAAAAAATEKELPTARMGCDRVNGFEEAGACKKGEVPTCCKGSSEVAQLRETVNRQEATIQLLQKQFSDQLKENERLWTAINRLTLREGGTENNCNHQSGHRPVEGQGGASNHDGDRSDGANP; encoded by the exons ATGTCACTTGAAGACTACGAAAGGCATTACGCCTCGCTATATTCAGATTCTGGGAGTGAATCTGTCGCCAGTGGGCGATCGACGTCAGTATACAGCGGCGAGGAAGAAAAGTTACATTACATTCCAATCCGTATCCTTGGAAGAGGGGCATTTGGCGAAGCAACCTTATACAGACGGACAGAG GACAACTCTCTGGTGGTGTGGAAGGAGGTGGACTTGAACTGCCTCTCAGATAAAGAGCGTAAGGATGTCACAAACGAGATCAGCATCCTCTCCATCCTACAGCACAACAACATCATAGCCTACTTCAACCATTTCATGGACAAGGACACTCTCCTCATTGAGCTTGAGTACTGCAATG GAGGAAATCTTTATGATAAAATCAACCAACAGAAGGGGAAACTCTTCACTGAGGAG GTTGTCATATGGTACCTGTACCAAGTCGCCTCTGCAGTGGCTCACATTCATAAGGCTGGTATCCTGCACCG GGATATCAAGACGCTGAATATCTTCCTAACTAAAACCAACCTTATTAAGTTGGGTGATTACGGGCTGGCTAAGAAGCTTGACTCACAGTTTGCCATGGCTGAGACT TGTGTAGGAACCCCATACTACATGTCTCCTGAACTGTGTCAAGGTGTGAAGTACAACTTCAAATCAGACATCTGGGCTATGGGCTGTGTCATTTTTGAAGTCTTAACTCTGACCAGAACATTTGATGCTACG AATGCGCTGAACCTGTGTGTGAAGATAGTGCAGGGAAACTGGACCATGGAGGTCAACTCTGATGTGTATTCCTCGGCGCTGATCAAGCTGGTGTACGAATGCTTAGATCAG GATCCAGAAAAGAGACCCACGGCTGAGGAGATTCTGGACCAGCCAATCATCTCCTGCCGCAATCA GGAGCTTGAGGACAGAGTTGCCTTGCTGAACTCAGCAATGAAAAAACCAAA GTTGAGCACAGTGACTGAGAGCCCTGTTGCTGTAGTGACAACACGCTCTAGGGAGGTGTATTTCTGGGGAGGGGGAAAGTTCACACCCCAGAAACTGGATGCCTTTAAAGGAGGCAGCGGTGCCCAGCATGTTTGTGCAGGGGAGACCCACTTTGCTGTGGTTACCGTGGAGAAAGAGCTGTACACTTGGGCT AGTGTCCAAGGTGGGGCCAAGATGGTGGGCCAGCTGGGTCATGGAGACCAGGCCTCGTACCGGCAGCCACGCAAGGTGGAGAGGCTCCAGGGAAAGGCCATCCGTCAGGTCGCGTGTGGAGCAGATTTCACCGCCTGTGTCACTG ATGAGGACCAGATGTACATGTTTGGTTCTGACTACTACGGCTGTATTGGAGTGGAGAACGAGCAGGGCATGGAGGTGCTAGAGCCCGTGCTGTTGGACTTCTTtgaggagcgacctgtcaggcaGGTGTCCTGTGGGGACAACCATGTGGTTGTGCTGACCCACAGTGGAGATATCTACTCCTGGGGCTGTGGAGAGCATG GGCGTCTTGGCCTGGACTGTGAGGATGACTTTAACTCACCCATGCAA GTGGAGATCCCCAAAGGAGCCATCATCTCATCCGTGTCCTGTGGCCTTGACGGAACCTTTTTCCTGACAGAGTCTGGCAAAGTCCTGGCCTGTGGGAACAACGATTTGAACAAGCTGGGTCTGAACCTGGGAGTCTCTGGCCTCAAAAACCTTCCTGGAGAG GCCTACCAGGGGATACCATACACCACCACACTCACTCTGGTCAAGCAGCTGGCCAGGTATAAGATCCAAGTCATTTCAGCTGGGAAGACTCACACTGCTGCCATTGACG AACGTGGGCGGCTGATGACCTTTGGGTGCAACAAGTACGGTCAGCTGGGTGTAAAGGACTTCAAGAAGCACCAGGGTGTCCAGCTGCTGTTGGGGTCTTTCGGGGGGAAGGTGGTCAGCAAAGTGTCTTGTGGAGATGGCTTCACCATCGCAGCCACGAAGG ACAATCAGATCTTTGCCTGGGGAAACGCAGGAAACGGACGCCTGGGAATGCCCGCTGACAAGGGCTTTGGCTCGGAGGTTTGCCCTGCTTTACCACGACCCATTTTCGGCTCCCTCCACCATGTGCCAGACCTCTCCTGTCGCGGCTGGCACACCATTCTCATCATGG AAAAGGTTCTCAACTCTAAAACTATACGCTCAAACAGCAGTGGACTTTCAATTGGCTGTG GGCTAGGCCAAGCCTCTACCACAACTgtggatctggagagtgagccaGGCTCAGAGACAGGGCTGCGTGAAGGGGGTCTGGGGGGCACTAAGGAGGCCGACACAGACGAGCGACGCATCGAGACTTCCGTGATGTCTTTAACGAACCAGACCGGCGACAGCTCCTGCCCCTTCTGGCTGCGCAAG GAACTACAGGATGCAGAGTTCATCCCGATGCCAGAGGATTTCAGAGGCTCCATGCCTGGCCCAGTGGCTCCTTCTTTCCCCGAGAGCGTCACACTGCCTTACGAGGAGCTGCAGGAGCTGAAGGCTGCAGCCGCTGCTGCCGCCACTGAGAAAGAGCTCCCG ACTGCTCGTATGGGCTGTGACAGGGTCAATGGTTTTGAGGAGGCAGGAGCCTGTAAGAAAGGGGAGGTACCAACTTGCTGCAAAGGAAGCAGTGAGGTAGCACAG TTGCGAGAAACAGTCAATCGTCAAGAGGCAACCATCCAGTTGTTACAGAAGCAG TTCAGTGATCAGCTCAAAGAGAACGAGAGACTCTGGACAGCAATCAACCGTCTGACCCTGCGAGAGGGAGGAACTGAAAATAACTGCAACCACCAATCCGGTCACAGGCCTGTGGAGGGACAGGGAGGAGCCTCCAATCATGACGGGGACAGATCTGATGGAGCAAATCcgtga
- the LOC111968728 gene encoding transmembrane emp24 domain-containing protein 10 encodes MSRFCVLLILVSVIFDSTFSITFYLPVNLRKCLREEIHKDVLVTGEYEVSDQPNAKTNLKITDSSGHTLYSKEDASKGKFAFTTEDYDMFEVCFESKSSLGTGRVPDQLVNLDMKHGVEAKNYEEIAKVEKLKPLEVELRRLEDLSESIVNDFAYMKKREEEMRDTNESTNTRVLYFSIFSMCCLIGLATWQVFYLRRFFKAKKLIE; translated from the exons ATGTCTAGATTTTGTGTATTATTAATACTTGTTTCTGTAATTTTTGATTCAACCTTTTCTATTACGTTCTATTTACCGGTGAATCTTAGAAAATGTTTGCGGGAAGAGATCCACAAAGACGTGCTGGTTACAGGCGAATACGAAGTTAGCGACCAACCAAATGCGAAAACCAATCTCAAG ATCACAGATTCATCAGGTCACACCTTGTACTCCAAGGAGGATGCTTCAAAGGGAAAGTTTGCCTTTACAACAGAGGACTATGATATGTTTGAGGTGTGCTTTGAAAGCAAATCCTCCCTAG GTACTGGAAGGGTCCCAGACCAGCTAGTCAATTTAGACATGAAGCATGGTGTGGAGGCAAAGAATTACGAAGAG ATTGCAAAAGTTGAGAAGCTGAAGCCCCTAGAAGTTGAACTAAGACGCCTCGAGGACTTATCGGAGTCCATTGTGAATGATTTTGCCTACATGAAGAAGCGTGAAGAGGAAATGAGGGACACAAATG AATCCACCAACACTCGTGTCCTGTACTTCAGTATCTTCTCTATGTGCTGTCTAATTGGGCTGGCAACATGGCAGGTCTTCTATCTGCGGCGTTTCTTCAAGGCGAAGAAGCTGATTGAGTAA